GCTTTTCAATGACAAAATATAGgctaatattcattttatattttatttacgcATTCCCTTTTCCAATAATCCATAAATTATAGGCTAATAATTTAgatatttatcttaataaatcAGTAATTCATGAAAAGAGTTAGGTAAAAGTAGTATGGAGGTGTCTATATAGAGTTGGATTGCATTTCgctcacttaattaaaaaaatggacaaattaatctctatacgttagatcaaagagcaaattgatcattctgttaaaaatttgatCTATTTTTATCAGTCATGCCGGCTTTCAACAtacaaatggataaaatttttaatagaaaaaatcaatttactcgttgatttaatgtatagaactaatttactcatttttaaataaaaaataaaaaatgcaatcTTACTCTTAACATAGGAAACTCCACGATACTTTTATCCAAACTTCTAGTGTGTCCAACTAGGTGGAGGTCATTTCAATTACATATTTCTCATGATAGGAGTTGCTAATGTTAAAGTAGATCTTGCTACTATTGAAGAGGGCTACACAAATGAGGTATCGTTCCAAGTGGTGCTActtgaaatattattattattattagggaCAACATTAGACTCCATCAAATATGCTGGAAATGGATTTGGAGGTGTAGGAATCTCCAATGCTTCTTCCAACATTTTCACCACAATGCTCATCGAAGGCCTCGACTCCGGCCGATGTTGAACGCACCACAAAGCTGTTTTCATCATTCTCTCGATCTTATCCTTATCCTTGTCCTCAAATCCACAGACCATCATTAGCTCCACAGAATTGCCTGTCTCAACCATTTTCCATACCCATGTTGGAAACCATTCTTGGCTTTCAGGAACATTCCTAGCAAGGTTCCTTCTTTTACCAATGATCTCAAACAATAGCATCCCAAAGCTATAAACATCACATTTATGTGTAACAGCAAATGGTGCCCAAAGCTCTGGTGCTGCATATCCAGGAGTACCCCTTCCTCCTGTCATCGTTACATGTGTGTTTTCTCTGTTGCAAAGCTTGGCCAATCCGAAGTCAGCCACTTTAGGCAAGAATTTGGCATCTAACAGAACATTTCCAGGTTTTATATCGTAGTGGATGATACGATGTTGGCATTCTTCGTGCAAGTAAGCAATCCCTTTAGCCGTGCCTACTGCGATGGACCGAAGCTGCTGGAATCCTAGTTTCTTGTCTTCACCAAACAAAAACTTGTCAAGTGAACCATTTTCCATGTACTCGTAAACAAGAGCTCTAAGGTTCTGCTCAAAGCAGAAACCGTAAAGTCGAACCAGATTAAAATGGTGAACTCTTCCGATTGTACTCACTTCTGCCATGAACTGTTCTTCTATCCTTTTATCAGAAGATCCATACAGGACTTTGACAGCCACCATGGTTCCATTACTAAACATTCCTTTATAAACAGCTCCAAAGCCACCTGAACCAAGTAAATTGGCGAAATTATCAGTCGCAATCCATAGCTGCTGGGAGGTAAACGTGATGGGTTTCTCCCTTTCCATGTCGTCGAGGAACTTGTCCATGGTTAGTGTTGAAAACTGAGAGTCTGTGCAAACATCTTTGCTGCTTTGTATTTGAGACCTTACACGCCATACGTATACAAAGATAGATACATATATACCAATGAAAACTGTCAAGTGCAAGAAATCAGTTACAAATTACACTCcataaattatcatttctagCCAATAACAAGTTCAAGAAGATCAACTAAAACTTTACCTGCCGCGGTAATGAAATGTTCAGTAGTTGAATAATCGTCCGTGGCGCCTGTAGATGGATTTGACATTAATGAAGAGATCAAAGTACAGCAAAATTAATGGATTCGATGAACAcgatttaatttattagatGCCATGTAGACTATAGATGTTGATCAACAGTTTGGAAGAAACAGATTATGTCTGATTATTCCAATATCTAAGCTTAACTTTACGTTATTCGACTCCATGTGGCTATAAAAAACGGGGCCGGCGagattatttgtatatatataggatCAAATTACTGTAATATCGGATATTACGGAAGCATATTCTTTGATATtgaaatactaaaaatttgaaagagctttattttcataatgaaaatttgttaactttttGCCTATTTCGAGTTTGCTATAAGGGAGATAACTTCAAAACATCATGTTCAAGATGAATTAACAATATTGTTTTATAGACTACCTTGGGGTGGCCTAGATTGACAGAGAAAGGTGATGGCCCATTTGCTTGAGAAGATCATGGTTGGGCTTCTAATTATTTCACTTATGCTACAAGGCTTCAACATCAGTGTCCAAAATAAGCACAATGAAGATCAATCTCCTTTGTTTCTTTTGGAAAAGTGTAAGACCTCTTTTTTAAGTATCACCCTTTGAGCAGTATTATATTCGAGATATCATGCTCGATTCCAGTCTTGAATTTGTTTCCGCCCAACgaattcaagaatttatgaGAATACCTCACCACCAAAAAAATGTTTGAGGGCCATCGAAATATAATCCATACTATACTATGATAAGATAACGAAgctacataatttaaaattttaacacatatagatgaaagtattattatatgagtaaaaaataaacatgattttatattgcgataaaagttaaatttatttgtaacatttgtttaaactttttaaaatcgaattgatggtttcattaatttttagtttatctagtttaattgtataaattatttaaaaaattataaatattaaaattttttaagaaaattaattaactgTTGATtcaataggttttttttaacattCAACCGGTTCACAAGTCAACTGACCTAACTTCTTATTTTAAATCGGTTCCACAACTAGTTCCCGATAATCCGGATATGAAAACAGTGCATTTTGTctcttttgttgttttgtttttaatttttttattacttttactcacaattttgaattttttttgtcaatttgtaTTTCTTTCTATTAAAGTTTTAACAATAGTGACGTGATAGTCCGCCTTATAATttgtgtttagtttatttataaaaaactattcaatcaaattttatataaaagaaaagtaatttgactaaattttgaaatttgagataaaaacaattaaaaagataattaggaccaaaatgacaaaaaaaaaagagtagagCCTAAATCTATCATTAAATGGTAAACTTTCCGTAagtattgaatatatattaaaatttatttggtatattaataaaattaatggaacgtaattatgttatttgataaaattaatattgtttttaaaaatatttatttattaaatttaatcttgttAATactaatatgttttttattttatattaaatataaaaattcgaGCGActcatttaaaagaaattaatttatttttaaaataaaatcaacattaGGTGGAAAGTAGTTATCTACCTccttattttattcaatatttattatatcaattaaaattgataaaattattaaacagatttaaaattaaatattaaaatgaaaaattaaagtgTTTTATTTGAGGTATATAtttagtttgaaaaaaaattgatcaatatcatttaatttacgaaaaattataaattcatactcTACAAatattttctgtgttttatttttttaaagaaatggaAAGAAGCCCATCCTAATAAAAGGgagaaaaatggaagaaaaaaaatacataaaatatttagaacCCGGGGGGGTGGGGAGGAGGTTTAGTTAGGGCTTTGAGGAGCAGCAAGCAGAGCAGACCTAAAAGACTAACAACAAATAGTTTCTGAAACAAGAAAAAGTGACCCTCACAGAAACCATGATGAGAGGTGGTCGAAGCTTAGTGTCTTCACCTCCTGCCTTCTCTAATGACGCCAAGAAACTCCTCGTCTGCACCTCCAACACCGTCTCCGTCTTCAGCACCGTCACCGGCCTCctggttctttttctttttctgtcttcccttcatttttgtttcttccAACTTctgaaatttcaatattattctTTTCGGTGATTGGTCTTAGATAACCTCCCTCGAGGGTCACACGGCGCTCGTCACCTCCGTCATCGTAGTTCCGCCTTCGAATCCAGCCGCAAAGGTTTTGTGTTATTGTTGGACCGCTTCGCTTGATGGCACCATTCGTTATTGGGATTTTTCTTTGCCTGAGCTAATGAAAACTATCGATATTCGAATGCCAATCTTCTCCATGGTaagcattttttaaaattaaacttttctgaataaaaaaattatattaatgtttagcTATTTCCTTGCCCTTACCGTCCAATATTTATGAATAGCAGTTTCGCTATGCTTTTGTAAGGTTTTTTCCATTATTATGGGTAACGATAAATTCATAAGGTGTAATATtccttcaaatttaaaaattagtattgatGATTATTCTTCGTCATACATgccaaattgaattgattatagCTATGTATTCTTAAGAAAAGTCAGGTTGCTCAAATCAGGTCTAATTTgcttaaaatttaatccctttttctGTGTGTTTGAGATAAGTGCATACTAGCTGTTCTTATtgcttattatttttacattgatAACGATTGCATTCTAGTTTCTATTTATTATCGgtatacaaaattttcatattctttaAAACTCTTACTAAGTgcttgataattttataatgaatATTAGGTGATTCCATCTTTCCTTGACGTTCCAGCTGAGGAAAATGGAAAGCATCAAGACCTTTTTGCATATGTGTCTATTGAAGATGCAAAGGAAACACAAGAGAGGACCAAAGCCTCGAGAAGACAAATCCGGAAGTGTAACTTAAGCAAGTCTCGTTTAGTTGGTAGATTAATTTTGGGAGAGGTATAATCCAAAAGATTTCTATTGAGCTTTTTCATATCTGTATGGATAAGTTTAAATGCAAAGCATGTTTTGCCTTACTCAGGAACCAGAAATAAACCTGCCAACTTTGACTTATAAAATTAATGCTATTAGAATGTTGTATATACCTCTAGCTTTATTAAGTCGATTTCACTGTTGACATGTTGTCTGAACATTCAAAATTCTTTTCATGATGGAATGTTTAAACATGGTTGAGTAATGAGGAGATGGGAGATGTTTTGGAATGTTTGCTTTCTTATCACAATAATTTTGGCTTACTAACATTTTGGGGATTAGCATTTTCTTATTTAAGCaattgagtttatttatttttataattaagaatTACCTGCAGAACTGACCATATATGTAAATCATATTTGATACCATGTTTTTATCTTGCTTCGCAGACAAGAAAGCCAGAGGTTTTAACTGTTAGTCCATCAGGAAAATTCTTTGGCATCCGAAATAAGTGCAAGCTTCATATATGGAAGGTTCTTGATCAGGGGTCTGAGCGTGCAGCAGTTAGGAAGATAACACTACACCATACAAAGAAGATTACTGTCATTGCATTCCATCCAACTCAGAGAATTATAGCTGCAGGGGATGTAACTGGGAGAATTTTGACTTGGAGGGGATTTGGTAATAGAGCCTTTGCTGCAAGTAATGGAGTAGCGGACCAAAAGTTGATAAATGTTCAAGAGGACAAACCTGGGGTGAGAGATAATGATGATGCTGATTCCTGCTCTACATGGCATTGGCACTCGGCTGAAGTCAACGTCCTCTCTTTCTCTTCGGACGGCTCATACTTGTATTCAGGTAACTGAAAATAGATAAACATGTACAACATGTGAACTTTTGCATACTTCTTgactaatttttgaattttccgCAATATTGGTCATGTTTTCAAGCCAACTGATTATGTTCTTCATTTTATAAGGACCCTAAGTTAGTGGCATTGTGCATTTTTGTTGAGTGCTTGCATATGATAATAAATCTCAAATCTTCTTAGAGTAGAGAACGTGGATAAATGTGTTAAGTTTGTTTTTAACCCTTTTGGTGGTTTGATTTGATAGTTGATTGCATTCTGCTTCAGAATAATTGCTTCCACTCTTTTATTTCCTATAGATCTTTTGTTCATGCACTCAAAAGAAGTCAGTTGTCTATTATAACACTGACTTCTGCTAGTATTCAGGTGGAAAGGAAGGAGTGCTTGTGGTTTGGCAACTAGACACTGGGAAGAAGAAATTTCTACCACGAATTGGATCTCCTCTGCTGTATTTCATAGATTCTCCGGACCCTACCCTTTCTTCTGTAAGTATATTTTCTTTAACAGTTGTATTattgtttctcttttctttaagAGAGTTACTATTCAAACTTCTGACTTTGTCTCTTCAGATATCTTGTGCAGATAATCAAATTCACCTGCTGAAAATGCCTTCAATGGGAATTCTGAAGACTATTTCGGGGATAAAGGTTGTTCTGATCAGCCCAACCTGAAGTTTAGGAaccttttccattttattcaaatgttACAGTTTCCTATGTAAATAATTTACTGCTTGGGATGATTGAGACCATGGATATGCAGTCCCATGGTACTgcataaatgtgaaattttgcTGACACCTTGTTGTGAACATAAAAGTAACCCACAAAAGCCATTCTTACTTAATGTATATGATATGTGAGTATTGGTTATCAGTGGCTGGTTCTCAGGCCTTTAATGTGGTCAACCTTGGTATGTGTTTCTGTTTTCTGCCAATACAAGTGAGTTACTCTTGTATTGTTTGTTTCAGGCTCCATGTTGTTATCCTGATATGTACGAAGGCTTGGGTAATGGGATTGCTTTTGACCAAACTGCTGGGATAGTTGCTGTACGCACAGAGAATTATTGTATCCAATTTTACAGCCTCTTTGACGATCGTGGAGTTTCTGAGGTTAGGATATTTTTACATTTGCTGCTTATTCTTATTGGACGTGTAAATTGAAATTGTATATGTATTCCTTTTGCATGTATGCAATACCATCTTGgaatacaatatttttataccGTAACTTCCCCCGCCCtgtctttttatcattttgtgaaataagTTGTGAGTTGAAGCTTTTTAAATATGCTGTCTTTCAGGTTCAAGTTTGTGAGCGAAACCATCAACCAGGCGATGATGTCACAGTAAATTGAATCATGTTTTGTATTATGTCTTCACATGGATTTTATGCGTTATTGACTGTTACTTATATCTTCTTGACTAATTTTACAGGTAATAGTGACTTCAGTGGCTCTCTCCATTGATGGCTCTCTGATGAGCACTTCTGAAGTAAAGCTTGCTGAAGAGGGCATAGGTGGTCTAGTTTGCCTCAAGTTTTGGGACGCAGGTTCTCAAAACAAAGAGTTTAGCTTGTCAACAATTGTTTATGAACCACACAGGTGAACTGGTTTATTTAATCCCTCccttcaaaatagaaaaataatgccGGGTGATAGGCCAGGGTTTAGCTTATCTGCACAATTGGTTAGAGTTTAGCTCTACTTTCACGCTGCCGTGATGTATGAAAAATATGgcattttaatattctttagtTCAAATTTTCTGGTGACATTGAACTTGCCCTCTTCTATCTTAAAAACGTATATCTTTTTATTGGTTTTGTCTCTTAGGGTGCATCTGGATGAGGAATTTTGAAAGATGAAGGCACTTTAAaggcataatttaaaataattgcaTTGTTTGGACAagtatttttagaataaaattttgattatcgTAATTtgatgagagaaaaaaaaattgtaatagcACAACAATGCTATCATGGGTAGAATAAGAAGACCATGAAGAAAAATATGCAGTGTGGATGTTGGTAGATTTTGTAATATGTAGGGATATCGTTAATGGTACAAAA
This sequence is a window from Gossypium raimondii isolate GPD5lz chromosome 5, ASM2569854v1, whole genome shotgun sequence. Protein-coding genes within it:
- the LOC105766736 gene encoding putative serine/threonine-protein kinase, whose translation is MSNPSTGATDDYSTTEHFITAAVFIGIYVSIFVYVWRVRSQIQSSKDVCTDSQFSTLTMDKFLDDMEREKPITFTSQQLWIATDNFANLLGSGGFGAVYKGMFSNGTMVAVKVLYGSSDKRIEEQFMAEVSTIGRVHHFNLVRLYGFCFEQNLRALVYEYMENGSLDKFLFGEDKKLGFQQLRSIAVGTAKGIAYLHEECQHRIIHYDIKPGNVLLDAKFLPKVADFGLAKLCNRENTHVTMTGGRGTPGYAAPELWAPFAVTHKCDVYSFGMLLFEIIGKRRNLARNVPESQEWFPTWVWKMVETGNSVELMMVCGFEDKDKDKIERMMKTALWCVQHRPESRPSMSIVVKMLEEALEIPTPPNPFPAYLMESNVVPNNNNNISSSTTWNDTSFV
- the LOC105767367 gene encoding uncharacterized protein LOC105767367 codes for the protein MMRGGRSLVSSPPAFSNDAKKLLVCTSNTVSVFSTVTGLLITSLEGHTALVTSVIVVPPSNPAAKVLCYCWTASLDGTIRYWDFSLPELMKTIDIRMPIFSMVIPSFLDVPAEENGKHQDLFAYVSIEDAKETQERTKASRRQIRKCNLSKSRLVGRLILGETRKPEVLTVSPSGKFFGIRNKCKLHIWKVLDQGSERAAVRKITLHHTKKITVIAFHPTQRIIAAGDVTGRILTWRGFGNRAFAASNGVADQKLINVQEDKPGVRDNDDADSCSTWHWHSAEVNVLSFSSDGSYLYSGGKEGVLVVWQLDTGKKKFLPRIGSPLLYFIDSPDPTLSSISCADNQIHLLKMPSMGILKTISGIKAPCCYPDMYEGLGNGIAFDQTAGIVAVRTENYCIQFYSLFDDRGVSEVQVCERNHQPGDDVTVIVTSVALSIDGSLMSTSEVKLAEEGIGGLVCLKFWDAGSQNKEFSLSTIVYEPHRDAGISAVKFHPSGNMVVSSSFGGDFKVWKCNHDVIQNDQMRQNFSWTCHAVGSYKKKPMTAAAFSADGSVLAVAAETLITLWNPYKNVLLAVLGETLTPIVNLSFVGKSDNLVAASCGSNPQLSVWNMSKLSLSWSYKLHIEAVASAVDLSSFAALVLLPESSKKTTFKGMDGVILLFNATDPVPTVIWSVRKAKGGALCFVQVSPSSVEEISIDGKAPEVLLAYMNGDHEYVLFDPYCKDAREVSVSQKEGLAAHDHKGQAGQYGYASIYGELPEFDRKRPEAPWVPSFPSDRPWETIFSGSSHNLPPLTKLCSAFLESLLEKRTAAAE